Proteins from one Erpetoichthys calabaricus chromosome 11, fErpCal1.3, whole genome shotgun sequence genomic window:
- the LOC114660155 gene encoding loricrin-like — protein sequence MQRASIVVATLILAFGIESSWSQSDAQCTQQGGYCQDVSSPCSGSYMKGLCSGPASRQCCTQGGDVKCTQQGGYCQDVSSPCSGSYMKGLCSGPASRQCCTQGGDVKCTQQGGYCQDVSSPCSGSYMKGLCSGPASRQCCTQGGDIKCTQQGGYCQDVSSPCSGSYMKGLCSGPASRQCCTQGADVKCTQQGGRCQDVSTSCSGSYMKGFCSGPASRQCCTQGGDVKCTQQGGYCQDISSPCSGSYMKGLCSGPASRQCCSQGGDVKCTQQGGRCQDVSTSCSGSYMKGLCSGPASRQCCTQGGDVKCTQQGGYCQDVSTSCSGFYMKGLCSGPASRQCCTQQKSEFGPLCSGYNSNIPRTCDSWGCGQYGASRGNGRKHGGVDIKCGDGSTVYAPFDATLTGQARPYGNGNAIDNGVGLSGQGLCVKLFYLKPYKYTGSVKKGQAIGTLLPMQKVYPGITSHIHVQMCDRSDPTKYL from the exons ATGCAGCGAGCCAGCATTGTAGTTGCCACCTTGATTCTTG cTTTCGGCATTGAATCCTCTTGGTCCCAGAGTGATGCCCAGTGTACACAGCAAGGAGGGTACTGCCAAGATGTTTCTTCACCTTGTAGTGGGTCCTACATGAAAGGACTTTGTTCCGGACCTGCCAGTCGCCAGTGCTGCACTCAGGGGGGCGATGTCAAGTGTACACAGCAAGGAGGATACTGCCAAGATGTTTCTTCACCTTGTAGTGGGTCCTACATGAAAGGACTTTGTTCTGGCCCTGCCAGTCGCCAGTGCTGCACCCAGGGGGGCGATGTGAAGTGTACACAGCAAGGAGGGTACTGCCAAGATGTTTCTTCACCTTGTAGTGGCTCCTACATGAAAGGACTTTGTTCTGGCCCTGCCAGTCGCCAGTGCTGCACCCAAGGGGGAGATATCAAGTGTACACAGCAAGGAGGGTACTGCCAAGATGTTTCTTCACCTTGTAGTGGGTCCTACATGAAAGGACTTTGTTCTGGCCCTGCAAGCCGTCAGTGCTGCACCCAAGGGGCCGATGTCAAGTGTACACAGCAAGGAGGGCGCTGCCAGGATGTTTCCACATCTTGTAGTGGGTCCTACATGAAAGGGTTTTGTTCTGGCCCTGCCAGTCGCCAGTGCTGCACCCAAGGGGGCGATGTCAAGTGTACACAGCAAGGAGGGTACTGTCAAGATATTTCTTCACCTTGTAGTGGGTCCTACATGAAAGGACTTTGTTCTGGCCCTGCAAGCCGTCAGTGCTGCAGTCAAGGGGGCGATGTCAAGTGTACACAGCAAGGAGGGCGCTGCCAGGATGTTTCCACATCTTGTAGTGGGTCCTACATGAAAGGGCTTTGTTCTGGCCCTGCCAGTCGCCAGTGCTGCACCCAAGGGGGCGATGTCAAGTGTACACAGCAAGGAGGGTACTGCCAAGATGTTTCCACATCTTGTAGTGGGTTCTACATGAAAGGGCTTTGTTCTGGCCCTGCAAGCCGTCAGTGCTGCACCCAAC aaAAATCAGAATTTGGCCCCCTGTGTAGTGGATACAATTCCAACATTCCAAGGACCTGTGACAGTTGGGGCTGTGGACAATACGGAGCAAGCCGAGG CAATGGCCGTAAACACGGTGGAGTAGATATTAAATGTGGAGATGGTTCGACTGTTTATGCCCCTTTTGATGCAACACTTACTGGCCAAGCTCGACCCTACGGAAATGGAAATGCAATTGATAATGGAGTTGGTTTATCAGGGCAAG GTCTGTGTGTGAAACTGTTCTACCTGAAGCCATACAAATACACGGGTAGTGTCAAAAAGGGACAAGCAATTGGAACATTGCTGCCAATGCAAAAGGTGTACCCAGGTATCACCTCTCACATTCATGTGCAGATGTGCGATAGGTCTGATCCCACAAAATATCTTTAA